The following coding sequences are from one Candidatus Zixiibacteriota bacterium window:
- a CDS encoding ATP-binding protein: MPSYTFAYPSTREANDRMLDDLRRKLGEDRVDPDLINGISLTVSEAFTNAVMHGNREDRTKKVTLLLQVNECEIIADIIDEGSGGLERINSRRPPAVYDEGGRGIDLIRYYADGCRFSETADGGLRVTVHFHRARKDEYTV, encoded by the coding sequence ATGCCGAGCTATACTTTTGCATACCCGTCGACTCGCGAAGCCAACGACCGGATGTTGGACGACCTCCGACGCAAACTCGGCGAAGACCGGGTCGATCCGGATCTTATCAACGGGATAAGTCTCACGGTGTCAGAGGCTTTCACCAACGCCGTCATGCACGGAAACCGCGAGGACCGAACCAAGAAGGTTACTTTGCTTCTTCAAGTAAACGAGTGCGAAATAATTGCCGATATAATCGATGAAGGAAGTGGCGGACTGGAGCGGATCAATTCCCGAAGACCGCCGGCCGTCTATGACGAGGGCGGGCGGGGGATCGATCTGATCCGATACTACGCCGACGGTTGTCGATTTAGTGAAACGGCCGACGGTGGTTTGCGGGTAACCGTCCACTTCCACAGAGCGCGAAAAGACGAATATACGGTTTAG
- a CDS encoding GAF domain-containing SpoIIE family protein phosphatase yields the protein MSIHRKMISADQTPVIEALEARLEEQKAQLRDLATMGAVVTSILEIDAVLSVTMDMGIRLVNGEVGLILLEEGGELKNKVCWGVSESFVKSLLYEDGLDIASYCFARKESVVLSDLGLKSESGMVLQSVMACPIQTQEKCLGVMTVINKFGGGDFTESDQESLSMLLNFVAVSVENSHLVKDKLKQQKIAQEMAIAKQVQETILADDVGQISGAEIGAVYFPAGEVGGDFYDVLKLSDSAFMVVLGDVSNKGIPAALVMSACSGVIKSILDGNPGITVSELARRVNRLMAGSIIKEREMFVTMFFARFDLERMTLTYCNAGHLPGLFWDESSQAIVSLADGGSIVGQFAEAEYRQGERPLRSGDRLFLFTDGLTEAADFDNKLFGRERAEQVFTSEIELPPNEFCHRVKEWVDRFSEGAAEDSHDDFTILQVLVK from the coding sequence ATGTCGATACACAGAAAGATGATATCAGCGGATCAAACTCCCGTTATCGAGGCACTTGAGGCTCGTCTGGAAGAGCAAAAAGCCCAGCTTCGGGACCTGGCCACTATGGGCGCGGTGGTCACGTCAATTCTGGAAATCGATGCGGTGCTATCCGTTACGATGGATATGGGCATCCGCCTGGTTAATGGCGAAGTCGGTCTGATCCTCCTTGAGGAGGGGGGCGAACTCAAGAACAAAGTATGCTGGGGCGTCAGCGAGTCGTTTGTGAAATCGCTCCTGTACGAGGATGGACTTGACATTGCCAGTTACTGCTTCGCCCGAAAGGAATCCGTAGTCTTATCCGACCTCGGGTTGAAATCGGAAAGCGGCATGGTGCTTCAGTCGGTCATGGCCTGTCCAATTCAGACTCAGGAGAAGTGCCTGGGTGTCATGACCGTTATCAACAAATTCGGCGGCGGGGATTTCACTGAGTCTGACCAGGAGTCTTTGTCCATGCTGCTGAACTTCGTGGCGGTTTCTGTTGAAAACTCCCATCTGGTTAAAGACAAGCTGAAACAGCAGAAGATTGCCCAGGAGATGGCGATCGCCAAACAGGTGCAGGAAACAATTCTGGCCGACGATGTGGGCCAGATCAGCGGCGCCGAGATCGGCGCGGTATATTTTCCGGCCGGAGAAGTGGGCGGCGACTTCTATGATGTGCTCAAACTGAGCGACAGTGCGTTCATGGTGGTGCTGGGGGATGTCTCGAACAAGGGCATACCGGCGGCGCTGGTCATGTCGGCCTGTTCCGGTGTAATCAAGTCGATACTCGACGGTAACCCCGGAATCACGGTCTCAGAGCTCGCCCGCCGCGTTAACAGGCTGATGGCGGGGTCGATTATCAAGGAACGTGAAATGTTCGTGACCATGTTTTTCGCCCGGTTCGACCTGGAGCGGATGACCCTAACGTACTGTAATGCCGGACACCTCCCGGGCCTGTTCTGGGACGAGTCCTCGCAGGCCATAGTCAGTCTGGCCGACGGCGGGTCGATCGTGGGACAGTTCGCCGAGGCCGAGTACCGTCAGGGCGAGCGACCGTTGCGCTCGGGAGACCGGCTGTTTCTGTTTACTGACGGCCTTACCGAAGCGGCTGATTTCGATAATAAGCTGTTCGGCCGCGAGCGAGCCGAACAGGTATTCACCAGTGAAATCGAGCTGCCTCCGAACGAGTTCTGCCACCGGGTAAAGGAATGGGTGGATCGGTTCTCCGAAGGCGCCGCCGAGGACAGCCATGACGACTTTACGATACTTCAGGTCCTGGTGAAATAA